From Sphingomonas nostoxanthinifaciens, a single genomic window includes:
- the sdhA gene encoding succinate dehydrogenase flavoprotein subunit: MPAAYQIIDHVYDAVVVGAGGSGLRATMGCAEKGLKTACITKVFPTRSHTVAAQGGIAASLGNNTPDHWTWHMYDTVKGSDWLGDQDAIEYMVREAPAAVIELEHAGVPFSRNDNGTIYQRPFGGHMQNMGAGPPVQRTCAAADRTGHAMLHALYQQSLRYDADFFVEYFALDLIMEGGVCKGVIALCMEDGSIHRFRSHATVLATGGYGRCYFSATSAHTCTGDGGGMVLRAGLPLQDMEFVQFHPTGIYGAGVLITEGARGEGGYLTNAEGERFMERYAPSAKDLASRDVVSRSMAMEMREGRGVGEHKDHIFLHLDHIDPKVLAERLPGITETGKIFAGVDLTRQPLPVTPTVHYNMGGVPCNYHGEVVTLKDGNPDAVVPGLFAVGEAACVSVHGANRLGSNSLIDLVVFGRATGFRIAELVQPNSKHAAIVTEADDKAVGRLDHFRNAAGSRSTAQIRLEMQRTMQKHCAVFRDSALLREGQELIDKTVAGLQDVGIQDRSLIWNTDLVETLELDNMLPQAAVTMHSAANRHESRGAHMHEDFPDRNDAEWMKHTISWFEKGRVTIDYRPVHEYTLTDDAEYIKPKARVY, translated from the coding sequence ATGCCCGCCGCCTACCAGATCATCGACCATGTCTATGACGCCGTGGTTGTCGGCGCCGGCGGTTCCGGCCTGCGCGCCACGATGGGCTGCGCCGAGAAGGGGCTGAAGACCGCCTGCATCACCAAGGTGTTCCCGACGCGCAGCCACACGGTCGCCGCGCAGGGCGGCATCGCCGCGAGCCTCGGCAACAACACGCCCGATCACTGGACGTGGCACATGTACGATACCGTCAAGGGATCGGACTGGCTCGGCGACCAGGACGCGATCGAATATATGGTGCGCGAGGCGCCGGCGGCGGTGATCGAGCTGGAGCATGCCGGCGTGCCGTTCAGCCGCAACGACAACGGCACGATCTACCAGCGTCCGTTCGGCGGCCACATGCAGAATATGGGCGCGGGCCCGCCGGTGCAGCGCACCTGCGCCGCGGCCGACCGCACCGGCCACGCCATGCTGCATGCGCTCTACCAGCAGAGCTTGCGCTACGACGCCGACTTCTTCGTCGAATATTTTGCGCTCGACCTCATCATGGAGGGCGGCGTCTGCAAGGGCGTGATCGCGCTCTGCATGGAGGATGGCTCGATCCATCGTTTCCGCAGCCACGCGACGGTGCTGGCGACCGGCGGCTATGGCCGCTGCTACTTCTCGGCGACGTCGGCGCACACTTGCACCGGCGACGGCGGCGGCATGGTGCTGCGCGCCGGCCTGCCGCTGCAGGACATGGAATTCGTCCAGTTCCACCCGACCGGCATCTACGGCGCGGGCGTGCTCATCACCGAGGGTGCGCGCGGCGAGGGCGGCTACCTCACCAATGCCGAGGGCGAGCGCTTCATGGAGCGCTACGCCCCGTCGGCTAAGGATCTGGCCAGCCGCGACGTCGTCTCCCGCTCGATGGCGATGGAGATGCGCGAGGGCCGCGGCGTGGGCGAGCACAAGGACCACATCTTCCTGCACCTCGATCATATCGATCCGAAGGTGCTGGCCGAGCGGCTGCCCGGCATCACCGAGACCGGCAAGATCTTCGCCGGCGTCGATCTCACGCGCCAGCCGCTGCCGGTGACGCCGACCGTCCACTACAATATGGGCGGCGTCCCCTGTAATTATCATGGCGAAGTGGTCACGCTGAAGGACGGCAATCCCGACGCCGTCGTGCCCGGCCTGTTCGCGGTGGGCGAGGCGGCGTGCGTCTCGGTCCACGGCGCCAACCGGCTCGGCTCGAACAGCCTGATCGACCTCGTCGTGTTCGGCCGCGCCACCGGCTTCCGCATCGCGGAGCTGGTCCAGCCGAACAGCAAGCATGCCGCGATCGTGACCGAGGCCGACGACAAGGCGGTCGGCCGGCTCGATCATTTCCGCAACGCCGCCGGCTCGCGCTCGACCGCGCAGATTCGGCTGGAGATGCAGCGCACGATGCAGAAGCATTGCGCGGTGTTCCGCGACAGCGCGCTGCTGCGCGAGGGCCAGGAGCTGATCGACAAGACCGTCGCCGGCCTGCAGGACGTCGGCATTCAGGATCGCTCGCTGATCTGGAACACCGATCTGGTCGAGACGCTGGAACTCGACAACATGCTGCCGCAGGCCGCGGTGACGATGCACTCGGCCGCCAACCGCCACGAAAGCCGCGGCGCGCACATGCACGAGGACTTCCCCGACCGGAACGACGCCGAGTGGATGAAGCACACCATCTCGTGGTTCGAGAAGGGCCGGGTGACGATCGATTACCGCCCGGTGCACGAATATACGCTCACCGACGACGCCGAGTATATCAAGCCCAAGGCACGGGTATACTGA
- a CDS encoding M24 family metallopeptidase translates to MRRTLPLLLSAAMLMGAAPAPRALDGAQPAPAVLPLRAQAALIDADLKDRLDTIVPKLMRDAGIDMWVLVAREYMEDPVVDTMLDARSLHARRRTIIVFYDPGAGKPIERLTVSRYGLAGLIPPAWKPEEQPDQWKALAGIILQRNPKKIALDVSPLTAFADGLTHGQYEELTAALPPEYQQRIVSAEPLAIGWLETRSAAQLKVYPGILAIAHSIITEAFSSAVVKPGVTTTADVQWWMRQKIAALGLTTWFHPSIDAFRPGAPGGLDGDTVIQPGDMLWCDFGITYMRLNTDTQQLAYVLKPGETDAPAGLKKGLATANRLQDILIAQYRPGATGNSMLAAARKQALSEGIVPSIYSHPIGYAGHAAGAPIGFWDNQGSTPMGDWPLHPDTGFSIELNATVAVPEWGGAKVPFRLEDDGWYDGQRFHWLDGQQKRFHLIG, encoded by the coding sequence ATGCGCCGAACGCTGCCGCTGTTGCTTTCCGCTGCCATGCTGATGGGCGCCGCGCCCGCACCGCGCGCGCTCGACGGGGCGCAGCCCGCGCCGGCGGTGCTACCGCTGCGCGCGCAGGCGGCGCTGATCGACGCCGATCTCAAGGACCGGCTCGACACGATCGTGCCGAAACTGATGCGCGATGCCGGCATCGACATGTGGGTGCTGGTCGCACGCGAATATATGGAGGATCCGGTCGTCGACACGATGCTCGACGCTCGCTCGCTCCATGCGCGGCGGCGCACGATCATCGTCTTCTACGATCCGGGCGCGGGCAAGCCGATCGAGCGGCTGACGGTCAGCCGCTACGGCCTCGCCGGCCTGATCCCGCCGGCATGGAAGCCCGAGGAGCAGCCCGACCAGTGGAAGGCGCTCGCCGGCATCATCCTCCAGCGTAATCCGAAGAAGATCGCGCTCGACGTCTCGCCGCTCACCGCCTTCGCCGATGGGCTGACGCATGGCCAGTATGAGGAACTGACCGCCGCGCTGCCGCCCGAATATCAGCAGCGCATCGTCTCGGCTGAGCCGCTGGCGATCGGCTGGCTGGAGACGCGCAGTGCCGCGCAACTCAAGGTCTATCCCGGCATCCTCGCCATCGCGCACTCGATCATCACCGAGGCATTCTCCAGCGCGGTGGTGAAGCCCGGCGTCACCACCACCGCCGACGTGCAGTGGTGGATGCGCCAGAAGATCGCCGCCTTGGGACTGACGACATGGTTCCACCCCTCGATCGACGCCTTCCGCCCCGGCGCGCCGGGCGGGCTCGACGGCGATACGGTGATCCAGCCGGGCGACATGCTATGGTGCGATTTCGGCATCACCTACATGCGGCTCAATACCGATACGCAGCAGCTCGCTTATGTGCTGAAGCCGGGCGAGACCGATGCGCCGGCCGGGCTCAAGAAGGGCCTCGCCACCGCCAACCGGCTGCAGGACATCCTGATCGCGCAATATCGCCCCGGCGCCACCGGCAATTCGATGCTGGCCGCCGCGCGCAAGCAGGCGCTGTCAGAGGGGATCGTGCCGTCAATCTATTCGCACCCGATCGGCTATGCCGGCCACGCCGCGGGCGCACCGATCGGCTTCTGGGACAATCAGGGCTCCACGCCGATGGGCGACTGGCCGCTCCACCCCGACACCGGCTTCTCGATCGAGCTCAACGCGACCGTCGCCGTCCCCGAATGGGGCGGGGCGAAGGTGCCGTTCCGGCTGGAGGATGACGGCTGGTATGACGGCCAGCGCTTCCACTGGCTCGACGGGCAGCAGAAGCGGTTCCACCTGATCGGGTGA
- a CDS encoding succinate dehydrogenase iron-sulfur subunit — MAEFALPKNSKIKSGGKVHKAASDAKDVRSFKVYRYDPESGENPRYDTYELDLAQTGPMVLDALLKIKNEVDPTLTFRRSCREGICGSCSMNLNGKNGLACTTAIEDLAGKEVRITPLPHMDVIKDLVPDFTHFYAQYASIKPWLQTVTPEPSAKERLQSPEDRSKLDGLYECILCACCSTSCPSYWWNSDKFLGPAILLQAYRWLADSRDEMTGERLDELEDPFRLYRCHTIMNCANVCPKGLSPARAIAEIKKMEVERQL; from the coding sequence ATGGCCGAATTCGCGCTCCCGAAGAACTCCAAGATCAAGAGCGGGGGCAAGGTCCACAAGGCGGCATCGGACGCGAAGGACGTGCGCAGCTTCAAGGTTTATCGCTACGATCCGGAATCGGGCGAGAATCCGCGCTACGACACGTATGAGCTCGATCTGGCGCAGACCGGCCCGATGGTTCTCGACGCGCTGCTCAAGATCAAGAACGAGGTCGATCCAACGCTCACCTTCCGCCGTTCGTGCCGCGAGGGGATTTGCGGTTCGTGCTCGATGAACCTCAACGGCAAGAACGGTCTCGCCTGCACCACCGCGATCGAGGATCTGGCGGGCAAGGAGGTGCGCATCACGCCCCTGCCGCACATGGACGTGATCAAGGATCTCGTCCCCGATTTCACCCACTTCTACGCGCAATATGCCTCGATCAAGCCGTGGCTGCAGACCGTCACGCCCGAGCCGTCGGCCAAGGAGCGGCTGCAGTCGCCCGAGGATCGTTCGAAGCTCGACGGGCTCTACGAGTGCATCCTGTGTGCCTGCTGCTCGACCTCGTGCCCGAGCTATTGGTGGAACAGCGACAAGTTCCTCGGCCCGGCGATCCTGTTGCAGGCCTATCGCTGGCTCGCCGACAGCCGCGACGAGATGACCGGCGAGCGGCTCGACGAGCTGGAGGATCCGTTCCGTCTGTATCGCTGCCACACGATCATGAACTGCGCGAACGTCTGCCCGAAGGGGCTGAGCCCCGCGCGCGCGATCGCCGAGATCAAGAAGATGGAAGTGGAGCGCCAGCTCTGA
- a CDS encoding serine O-acetyltransferase, protein MSASVPDWARERSHGGFDPGRSLLAAHRRLDRLAGRRAPIRRRLALLCHRFWRIVSQVDVAPGTRIGGGLLMPHPNGIVIHPDSVIGPNCLILQQVTLAAGADGAPRLGGHVDIGAGAKLLGGIVVGDHAVIGANAVVTRDVAPGTTVVGIPARPIER, encoded by the coding sequence GTGTCCGCCAGCGTGCCCGACTGGGCGCGCGAGCGGTCGCACGGCGGGTTCGATCCCGGCCGCAGCCTGCTCGCCGCGCATCGCCGGCTCGATCGGCTGGCGGGCCGCCGCGCGCCGATCCGGCGGCGGCTGGCGTTGCTGTGCCACCGCTTCTGGCGGATCGTGTCGCAGGTCGATGTCGCGCCGGGTACGCGCATCGGTGGCGGCCTGCTGATGCCGCACCCCAACGGCATCGTCATCCATCCGGACAGCGTGATTGGCCCGAACTGCCTGATCCTGCAGCAGGTGACGCTGGCGGCGGGTGCGGACGGCGCGCCGCGGCTGGGTGGCCATGTCGATATCGGCGCGGGCGCCAAACTGCTCGGCGGGATCGTCGTCGGCGATCATGCCGTGATCGGCGCCAATGCGGTGGTCACGCGCGACGTCGCGCCAGGAACAACGGTCGTCGGCATTCCCGCTCGTCCGATCGAACGCTGA
- the zapE gene encoding cell division protein ZapE, with protein sequence MTTVLARYDRLLAAGELRADPAQRRVAERLDQLQRDLEASPPKGSVLWRLLGRKPEPVRGVYLWGGVGRGKSMLMDLLYDTSTVRPKRRVHFHEFMLEVHDRLRAERVKETGDPIPAVAADIAAGAKLLAFDEMVVNNTADAAILSRLFTAVLDHGTTVVTTSNRPPGDLYKDGLNRQLFLPFIALIEARMDVLTLDGPTDYRLERLGGAPTWYAPLGDAATQAVSAAFFRLTDYPPEDRAHVPSCELAVPGGRTLHVPKSLKGVGVFSFKRLCGDARGAADYLAIARNFHTVILVGIPVMGPELRNEAARFKVLIDALYEHKVKLIVAAAAVPEALYPAGDGAFEFERTVSRLMEMQSADYLAAGHGSEGQGDSAAIVR encoded by the coding sequence ATGACGACCGTCCTCGCGCGCTACGATCGCCTGCTGGCTGCCGGCGAGTTGCGCGCCGATCCTGCCCAGCGCCGCGTCGCCGAACGGCTCGACCAGCTCCAGCGCGATCTCGAGGCGAGCCCGCCCAAGGGCAGCGTGCTGTGGCGCCTGCTCGGCCGCAAGCCCGAGCCGGTGCGCGGCGTCTATCTGTGGGGCGGGGTCGGCCGGGGCAAGTCGATGCTGATGGACCTGCTGTACGATACCAGCACCGTCCGCCCGAAGCGCCGCGTCCACTTCCACGAATTCATGCTGGAGGTTCACGATCGCCTCCGCGCCGAGCGCGTGAAGGAGACGGGCGACCCGATCCCGGCGGTCGCGGCCGATATCGCGGCCGGCGCCAAATTGCTCGCCTTCGACGAGATGGTCGTCAACAACACCGCCGACGCCGCCATCCTCAGCCGGCTCTTCACTGCGGTGCTTGATCACGGCACGACCGTCGTCACCACCTCCAACCGGCCGCCGGGCGACCTCTACAAGGATGGGCTCAACCGCCAGCTGTTCCTGCCCTTCATCGCGCTGATCGAGGCGCGCATGGACGTGCTGACGCTCGACGGGCCGACCGATTACCGGCTGGAGCGGCTGGGCGGCGCGCCGACCTGGTATGCGCCGCTGGGCGATGCGGCGACGCAGGCGGTGAGCGCCGCCTTCTTCCGCCTGACCGATTATCCGCCCGAGGATCGCGCGCACGTGCCGTCGTGCGAGCTCGCCGTGCCGGGGGGGCGCACGCTGCATGTGCCGAAGTCGCTGAAGGGCGTCGGCGTCTTTTCGTTCAAGCGGTTGTGCGGTGATGCGCGTGGTGCCGCGGATTATCTCGCCATCGCGCGCAATTTCCACACCGTGATCCTCGTCGGCATCCCGGTGATGGGGCCCGAGCTGCGCAACGAGGCGGCGCGGTTCAAGGTGCTGATCGATGCGCTGTACGAGCATAAGGTGAAGCTGATCGTCGCGGCGGCGGCGGTGCCCGAGGCGCTGTATCCCGCGGGCGACGGCGCGTTCGAGTTCGAGCGCACCGTCTCGCGCCTGATGGAGATGCAGTCGGCCGACTATCTCGCCGCCGGCCACGGCAGCGAGGGTCAGGGCGACAGCGCCGCCATAGTGCGCTAG